The genomic stretch TGACAAAAATGGAGTATGTGGCTGATTATGAGGGTTTATGTGATTTTAGGTGTGTCCAGAGAGGCATCTCTGGACATAGGAAAGGTATTTTTGAGTTTACAAAGGCATGGGGCGCACCCTATGGGATGGAAAGAGTATTTTCCATAATTCAAACATACATAATCAAATGGCTCAGAAATAATAAGTATTTCTTTTTATGCGGTAAGAAGCCCAAAAATTGATGATTATGAAACACAACATTATTTGACAAAGCGCTTGATATACCTAACCAATTCGAAATACAATATCAAACACTCTCACACCATCGAAGATAAGTATTTTGAGTTTTCTTCAACCCTACACCCATGAAGAGAAAGAGAAGACTCGCCATTAATGAAATCACATTAAATCGGGTTTGTCTTTGTCAAAATCCAGTATTGAAAAATTATTTAAGAGAAAAAAGAAACTTTTAAAGAGGTTTATTCGTCTCACACTATATCCTAAATGAGTAATGGGTCCTCCAACTCGGTCTTCGTCAACAACATGtattttttttaatgaaaaaaatcTCGCTATGATCAAGCTTTCAGGTAGGGATGTACATGAGTTGGGTAAATCCACCAAATCCGATCAAACTCACCCAAACCGATCTAAATAAGTGGGTTTGAAGGTGTCAGTGGGTCAATATgggttttgaaaatgaaaaagtaTTTAAAATAAGGGAATTTGCTAATGCATCCTATATATTACTAGGGCGCCACATGAAAATACAAAAATCCTTCATCgaccaattggattggcgccccctcttaaaaattgcaaggaggcgccaattggattggctagggcaggtgccctagccaatccaattggcgcctatgtgtaatttttaagagggggcgccaatccaattggcgcctcccttaaaaaaacctcaaatggaaaaacttccaacatgaaagttgtagatcttttcaagacaatgaatttggatataaattttgcaacatttggatttgttttgagaaagttatgggcagttgaagttggacttctgagtttttcaactagtatctgagtcataatgttttgtattattgcatgtgtttcttttaggaatatgaatttttgtccaacataacatttgaagtagacatcttaaattttccaatgcacttggtcccacatcaaaataattaaaaatgagtgagttatgtccctgcgaacttgacccaaaattagggtttctgtcaaaacaagtgtatgtgaattttgccaaaagggaccaacttcaagccctttagtttgaatgataaaagcctcaaatgacaaaaccttcaacataaaagttgtagatcttttcaagataatgaatttggactaaagttttgcatcatttgcaatttttatgagaaaggtatgggcacctgaacttggactctttgacattttaactgttatctgagtcataatgttttgtattattgcatgtgtttcttttatgaatatgaatttttgtccaacataacatttgaagtagacatcttaaattttccaattcacttggtcccacctcaaaataattaaaaatgagtgaggtaggtccttgcgaacttgacccaaaattagggtttctgtcaaaatatgtgtatgtgaattttgccaaaagggaccaaattcaagcccttcaacataacaataagaagtccttgaattagggtttctgacctataaatttttgttttatgatatgtgtttattttagaattatgaaagaaaCTTAATGTTTGGAGaatacacaaagataaatttgacataatacgaattgatattaataaaatttggattttacacaatgaatcctaatggtgatgaccgggatcacctaaccgacctccggtcccacatcccctagctaccctaacccttggccctaacccacgttgacgattctgcaccggtgtttgttcatctgatggtccaggagcgtcattaccgcctacaggagaaggtccgttgaggtattcagccaactcagcatagtcttcagtattcaatgatggtgtaccggcgtagctgagctcatgacccatgccagagaagttggggtgtggttgactcatggatgggcgaccaggacggttgaagggggacatgggtgacaatgatgggtctaggaaaggttggaaaggttgttggggtgtttggaagagatatggttgtgggatgttttggtattgtgatgtttggggttcttggctacggtaggtgatggggcggttagtgttttgggtaaggcgactttggtagggtgatggtgtgggtgcgaagcgatgttcggtcgaaggttgatggtccatttgttggtggtggtatgggggatgttcttggttttggggttgggtgaatggcatgttttggttgtatgtttgtgtgtttgtggaacggaaagtttgtcggataggtggttgtgagtaatcgggctgagaatgttgttgggggttagatgttgagccttcttgtgtgtaacttgtctggcgtgggtcgtagaggtacatatcatcggcgatgaattgaaatccaactgatctataccaagccatataagtacgacttggttttacctcatttggcatgactgcgtcagttaagacatggtcatgacggtgcttccacttgcgacactctgatcttgcgaattgttgccaagggttgtagttccattggtcgttcactttacgcatatgccattctcctaggctagctgggggatctgggatattctggaccataccaaactgcagcttcacacgatcggtgttgtgcagctccactgttgtgaaccgtattattggtgtgcatgttgtccatacggctgcgtcttcagggttgatctgatgctcatgatccatattaaggtatggacgccaaatgaactgaaatgttaaagacaataggatttaaatgaatgtagaaaaagtcaatataatatgaagaaataatgtaattattttgcttacgtctgccggtcgaaggtgatccaaaaggttgcgatattgagtaatacagtgtctcggacatctactgtaattcataccgcgtgccgaccatctacaccaaaaagttaaaataaattagttatgggtaataaactgtaaggaaggaagtaaagatatagcaatttaaacaacttacttttttgcatatggaaaagtgaaggggttgctattgaccggtgctagagacggtagtcttgaccatccccatgcttgtagcaaaacagcacatccagaaaatgtagaagtatctttgtggcagtttttgcacaaagaactatacagataggctagacatgcggatccccaactataactacctattctatctatatgtctaagtaaaggtaagtacataatatgcatgctagaaccactaccttcgggaaataaaaaggatcctagtaacaacataatgtaacacctagttttgatgattcgagcatcttcggtagaatgctcatctaaataaaaactattataatatgactttaggcgtgatagtagtataccttgtcccctagcattatcatctaacaaatcaacgtttaaaagctccatgcaaattgaatttggaaagttggtcttaccattaacagctttg from Lathyrus oleraceus cultivar Zhongwan6 chromosome 7, CAAS_Psat_ZW6_1.0, whole genome shotgun sequence encodes the following:
- the LOC127105852 gene encoding protein MAIN-LIKE 2-like, whose translation is MDPMIQPYVELAGFGHLSKIMSWSIDNKFILALCERWRPETHTFWFPTGECTVTLEDVYMLLGLRIEGKAVNGKTNFPNSICMELLNVDLLDDNARGQGILLSRLKSYYNSFYLDEHSTEDARIIKTRCYIMLLLGSFLFPEGSGSSMHIMYLPLLRHIDRIGSYSWGSACLAYLYSSLCKNCHKDTSTFSGCAVLLQAWGWSRLPSLAPVNSNPFTFPYAKKWSARGMNYSRCPRHCITQYRNLLDHLRPADFIWRPYLNMDHEHQINPEDAAVWTTCTPIIRFTTVELHNTDRVKLQFGMVQNIPDPPASLGEWHMRKVNDQWNYNPWQQFARSECRKWKHRHDHVLTDAVMPNEVKPSRTYMAWYRSVGFQFIADDMYLYDPRQTSYTQEGSTSNPQQHSQPDYSQPPIRQTFRSTNTQTYNQNMPFTQPQNQEHPPYHHQQMDHQPSTEHRFAPTPSPYQSRLTQNTNRPITYRSQEPQTSQYQNIPQPYLFQTPQQPFQPFLDPSLSPMSPFNRPGRPSMSQPHPNFSGMGHELSYAGTPSLNTEDYAELAEYLNGPSPVGGNDAPGPSDEQTPVQNRQRGLGPRVRVARGCGTGGRLGDPGHHH